In one window of Megalopta genalis isolate 19385.01 chromosome 8, iyMegGena1_principal, whole genome shotgun sequence DNA:
- the LOC117217571 gene encoding uncharacterized protein LOC117217571: protein MAAACYEKEVVVGAAMHGHGHHHHHHHHHHHHHHHHGGTTGQQTGQQPPPPPQQQQQQQQQQQQQQQTVSSQSQQQQQQQQQTVLPALATILETATVSAGGTGTTANTTATAPAAAVAAAAAAAAVAVTTYKDYKDYSQPLHVDCSVEYELPSQAKPPPGGGEPLLMIHPCYYRRAERERRSPFVNNLPPPANAPITSSRRCSRRSAAAAAAAAAAAGVVVATATVSSTSSAVAAAATEVASSISTSAAVSSTSSATAAVLSATAAVVATTTETAANLASTTGQMSAAMAASYRAALNAAATLSQQQQQQQQQQQQQQQQRRHHPQPQPQQQQQPQPPQQHHHHRTLAAAQHPHHGGQQQSQQQQGSSATPTTSGNEMISTDEKAVISGIYQHYFRAMRTHNHQHQQQQQQQQHQPQQQQQQQQHRTNQHQLHHQPHQSDRSSSSSSVTPTATALSGILRQSYQQTYNAANSCSNASNHLRVATASAVVAHHPYRRPSATLLSRAASHLGHQVSSSSSVSSSSSSSTSIGASSGVSSSGVSSVYASTIHRHHASSLHALQAAGFYETPGYHALLPQS from the coding sequence ATGGCCGCCGCCTGCTACGAGAAGGAAGTGGTAGTAGGTGCCGCTATGCACGGACAcggtcatcatcatcatcaccatCACCACCATCACCATCATCATCACCATCACGGGGGGACGACGGGTCAGCAGACCGGCCAGCAGCCACCACCACCGCcgcaacagcagcaacagcagcagcaacagcaacagcaacaacaacagacTGTATCGTCACagtcgcagcagcagcagcagcagcaacaacagacGGTTTTGCCAGCACTGGCGACGATCTTGGAGACTGCGACCGTCAGCGCCGGCGGCACGGGCACGACGGCGAACACGACCGCTACCGCGCCCGCCGCAGCGgtggcggccgcggccgcggccgctgcCGTCGCGGTGACCACCTACAAGGACTACAAGGATTACTCGCAGCCACTCCACGTGGACTGCAGCGTCGAGTACGAATTGCCCAGCCAGGCGAAGCCGCCGCCCGGCGGCGGCGAGCCCCTTCTCATGATACACCCCTGTTACTACCGGCGCGCCGAACGCGAGAGGAGAAGTCCGTTCGTGAATAACCTACCGCCGCCGGCGAACGCGCCCATAACCTCCTCGAGAAGGTGCAGCAGGAGGAGCgcggcggccgcggccgcggctgccgccgccgccggcgtCGTCGTCGCTACCGCGACCGTGTCTTCGACCTCGTCCGCCGTCGCTGCTGCCGCGACGGAAGTGGCCTCCTCAATCTCCACCTCGGCGGCAGTCTCCTCGACGAGTTCCGCCACGGCCGCCGTGCTATCGGCCACCGCGGCGGTCGTCGCAACCACCACCGAGACCGCCGCGAATCTCGCATCCACAACCGGTCAGATGTCTGCTGCCATGGCTGCGTCCTATCGGGCGGCGTTGAACGCTGCAGCGACGCTGTctcagcaacagcaacaacaacaacagcagcagcagcagcagcagcagcaaagACGGCATCATCCTCAGCCGCAgccgcagcagcagcagcagccgcagCCGCCGCAGCAACACCATCATCATCGCACGCTCGCCGCCGCCCAGCATCCTCATCACGGTGGTCAGCAGCAATCGCAACAGCAGCAAGGAAGCTCGGCGACGCCGACCACTTCCGGCAACGAAATGATTTCTACCGACGAGAAAGCAGTCATATCAGGTATTTATCAACATTACTTCCGCGCGATGCGCACTCACAATCATCAgcaccagcagcagcagcaacagcagcaacaccagccgcagcaacagcagcagcagcagcagcatcgAACCAaccagcatcaactgcatcatCAACCTCACCAAAGCGACCGAAGTTCCTCCTCGTCGTCCGTCACTCCGACGGCCACGGCGCTCTCCGGTATCTTACGGCAGAGCTACCAACAGACATACAACGCGGCGAACAGTTGCTCGAACGCGTCGAACCACTTACGAGTAGCGACCGCGTCCGCCGTCGTCGCCCACCACCCGTACAGGCGGCCGTCGGCGACGTTGCTGTCGCGGGCGGCCTCCCATTTGGGCCACCAGGTCTCCTCGTCGTCATCGGTATCCTCGTCGTCCTCCTCGTCCACGTCCATCGGTGCTTCCAGCGGCGTCTCGTCCAGCGGCGTCTCCAGCGTGTACGCGAGCACGATACACAGGCATCACGCCAGCTCGTTGCATGCCCTCCAAGCGGCCGGTTTTTACGAGACGCCCGGCTACCATGCTCTCCTACCGCAGAGTTAG